Proteins encoded in a region of the Panicum hallii strain FIL2 chromosome 3, PHallii_v3.1, whole genome shotgun sequence genome:
- the LOC112886045 gene encoding 3-ketoacyl-CoA synthase 4-like, which translates to MNGGTARSAAAAAAMPPHRRLPDFLQSVNLKYVKLGYHYLITHLLTLMLLPLMAVILLEAGRTDPNDLRQLWLHLQYNLVFVLVLSAVLVFGATVYVLTRPRPVYLVDFACYKPPAHLQVRFEEFMRHSKLCGFSEDALEFQRKILERSGLSEETYVPEAMHAIPPQPTMANARAEAEAVMFGALDNLFKATGVKPKDVGVLVVNCSLFNPTPSLSAMIVNKYKLRGNIRSFNLGGMGCSAGVIAIDLARDMLQVHRNTYAVVVSTENITQNWYFGNRKSMLIPNCLFRVGGAAVLLSNRGADRRRAKYSLKHVVRTHKGADDKAFNCVYQEQDGEGKTGVSLSKDLMAIAGGALKTNITTLGPLVLPVSEQLLFFATLVVKKLFNAKVKPYIPDFKLAFEHFCIHAGGRAVIDELEKNLQLSPAHVEASRMTLHRFGNTSSSSIWYELAYMEAKGRVRRGHRIWQIAFGSGFKCNSAVWHALRNVKPSPNSPWDDCIDRYPVELVDGFPIHKAQQ; encoded by the coding sequence ATGAACGGAGGCACCGCCCGatcggcggccgccgcggcggcgatgCCGCCTCACCGGCGGCTGCCGGACTTCCTCCAGAGCGTGAACCTCAAGTACGTGAAGCTGGGGTACCACTACCTCATCACCCACCTGCTCACGCTGATGCTGCTCCCGCTCATGGCCGTGATCCTCCTCGAGGCCGGGCGAACCGACCCCAACGATCTGCGCCAGCTGTGGCTCCACCTCCAGTACAACCTCGTCTTCGTGCTTGTCCTCTCCGCCGTCCTCGTCTTCGGCGCCACCGTCTATGTGCTCACCCGCCCACGACCCGTCTACCTCGTCGACTTCGCCTGCTACAAGCCGCCCGCCCACCTCCAGGTCCGCTTCGAGGAGTTTATGCGCCACTCCAAGCTCTGCGGCTTCTCTGAAGACGCGCTCGAGTTCCAGCGCAAGATCCTCGAGCGCTCCGGCCTCAGCGAGGAGACCTACGTCCCGGAGGCCATGCACGCCATCCCGCCCCAGCCCACAATGGCCAACGCCCgcgccgaggccgaggccgtCATGTTCGGCGCGCTCGACAACCTCTTCAAGGCCACCGGCGTCAAACCCAAGGACGTCGGCGTCCTCGTCGTCAACTGCAGCCTCTTCAACCCCACGCCATCCCTGTCGGCCATGATCGTGAACAAGTACAAGCTCCGCGGGAACATCCGGAGCTTCAATCTCGGAGGGATGGGCTGCAGCGCGGGCGTCATCGCCATCGACCTCGCGCGCGACATGCTGCAGGTGCACCGCAACACCTACGCCGTGGTTGTCAGCACGGAGAACATCACCCAGAACTGGTACTTCGGGAACCGCAAATCGATGCTGATCCCCAACTGCCTATTCCgcgtcggcggcgcggcggtgctGCTCTCGAACCGCGGCGccgaccgccgccgcgccaAGTACAGCCTCAAGCACGTCGTGCGCACGCACAAGGGCGCGGACGACAAGGCGTTCAACTGCGTGTACCAGGAGCAGGACGGCGAGGGCAAGACCGGCGTGTCACTGTCCAAGGACCTCATGGCCATCGCCGGCGGCGCGCTCAAGACGAACATCACGACGCTGGGCCCGCTCGTGCTGCCCGTGAGCGAGCAGCTCCTCTTCTTCGCGACGCTGGTGGTCAAGAAGCTGTTCAACGCCAAGGTCAAGCCCTACATCCCGGACTTCAAGCTGGCGTTCGAGCACTTCTGCATCCACGCCGGCGGGCGCGCCGTGATCGACGAGCTCGAGAAGAACCTGCAGCTGAGCCCGGCGCACGTTGAGGCGTCCCGGATGACGCTCCACCGGTTCGGCAACACGTCGAGCAGCTCCATCTGGTACGAGCTGGCCTACATGGAGGCCAAGGGCCGCGTCCGCCGCGGCCACCGCATCTGGCAGATCGCGTTCGGCAGCGGGTTCAAGTGCAACAGCGCGGTCTGGCACGCTCTGCGGAACGTCAAGCCGTCGCCCAATAGCCCGTGGGACGACTGCATTGACCGCTACCCGGTGGAGCTCGTCGACGGCTTCCCCATACACAAGGCGCAGCAATAG
- the LOC112885205 gene encoding GATA transcription factor 15-like, with amino-acid sequence MLQELAPCACGGFYGAGGCGGRCTGAAASAFSMLFPAGAEQCYYYKEEEEDGSPYGGGPVDCTLSLGGGGAAPCKESSGRGSPARRCANCDTTSTPLWRNGPRGPKSLCNACGIRYKKEERRAAAAVAPAPQEYACGGYARQQHQQQQPPQPQWGCYGAAAAKSASFGMYGGDVVDAAADGPCLSWMLNVMPSSPAFTVRERPTLFQYY; translated from the exons ATGCTGCAGGAGCTGGCGCCGTGCGCGTGCGGGGGGTTCTACGGCGCCGGGGGCTGCGGCGGCCGGTGCACGGGCGCCGCCGCATCGGCCTTCTCGATGCTGTTCCCCGCGGGGGCGGAGCAGTGCTACTACtacaaggaggaggaggaggacgggtCGCCGTACGGCGGCGGGCCGGTCGACTGCACGCTGTCGCTCG gcggcggcggcgccgccccctGCAAGGAGTCGTCTGGCCGCGGCTCGCCGGCGCGGCGGTGCGCCAACTGCGACACCACGTCGACGCCGCTCTGGCGGAACGGGCCACGGGGACCCAAG TCGCTGTGCAACGCCTGCGGGATCCGGTACAAGAAGGAAGAgcggcgcgccgcggcggccgtcgcGCCGGCGCCGCAGGAGTACGCGTGCGGCGGCTACGCGAggcagcagcaccagcagcagcagccgccgcagccgcagtGGGGATGCtacggcgcggccgcggccaaGTCGGCGTCCTTCGGGATGTACGGCGGCGACGTCGTcgacgcggcggcggacgggCCCTGCCTGTCGTGGATGCTCAACGTGATGCCCTCCTCGCCGGCGTTCACCGTCCGGGAGAGGCCCACCCTGTTCCAGTACTACTAG
- the LOC112886044 gene encoding sugar transporter ERD6-like 4: protein MASNRAGGGGGGYESGSDHDGALQKPLLPNSGSWYRMGMGSRQSSLNAGTSSMAVLRESHVSALLCTLIVALGPIQFGFTGGYSSPTQDGIIRDLNLSISEFSVFGSLSNVGAMVGAIASGQMAEYVGRKGSLMIAAIPNIIGWLAISFAKDSSFLYMGRLLEGFGVGIISYVVPVYIAEISPQNMRGALGSVNQLSVTLGIMFAYLLGMFVPWRLLAVIGTLPCIVLIPGLFFIPESPRWLAKMNMMDDCETSLQVLRGFDADITAEVNDIKRAVTSANKRTTIRFQELNQKKYRTPLILGIGLLMLQQLSGVNGILFYASSIFKAAGLKNSDLDTFALGAIQVLATGVTTTFLDRAGRRILLIISAAGMTLSLLAVAVVFFIKDNVSHDSDLYNILSMVSLVGLVAYIIAFSFGMGAIPWIIMSEILPVSIKSLAGSFATLANWLTSFGITMTANLLLSWSAGGTFAAYMIVSAFTLVFVILWVPETKGRTLEEIQWSFR from the exons ATGGCGAGCAAcagggcaggcggcggcggcggcggctacgaGAGCGGCAGCGACCACGACGGCGCGCTGCAGAAGCCGCTGCTGCCCAACAGCGGGAGCTGGTACCGGATGGGGATGGGGTCGCGCCAGTCCAGCCTCAACGCCGGCACCTCCTCCATGGCCGTCCTGCGCGAGTCCCACGTCTCCGCCTTGCTCTGCACGCTCATCGTCGCGCTCGGCCCCATCCAGTTCGGCTTCACCGGTGGCTACTCGTCCCCGACGCAGGACGGCATCATCCGGGACCTCAACCTCTCCATCTCCGAG TTCTCTGTGTTTGGCTCGCTGTCCAATGTCGGCGCCATGGTCGGGGCCATCGCCAGCGGGCAGATGGCTGAGTACGTTGGCCGTAAAGGG TCATTGATGATTGCAGCGATTCCGAACATCATTGGTTGGCTTGCAATCTCCTTTGCAAAA GACTCTTCGTTTCTGTATATGGGACGATTGCTTGAAGGATTTGGTGTTGGTATCATTTCCTATGTG GTACCAGTATACATAGCAGAGATATCTCCTCAGAACATGAGAGGAGCTCTTGGCTCTGTGAACCAG TTGTCTGTAACCCTTGGCATCATGTTTGCCTATTTGCTCGGCATGTTTGTTCCTTGGAGGCTTCTTGCAGTAATAG GAACCTTGCCTTGCATAGTGTTGATACCCGGCCTATTCTTCATTCCAGAATCTCCAAGATGGCTG GCAAAGATGAATATGATGGACGATTGTGAGACTTCTCTACAAGTTCTGAGGGGGTTCGATGCTGACATCACTGCAGAAGTTAATGATATAAAG AGAGCAGTAACATCAGCAAACAAAAGGACTACAATTCGTTTTCAAGAGTTAAACCAAAAGAAATACCGCACACCCCTAATA CTAGGAATTGGCCTTCTTATGTTGCAACAACTAAGTGGAGTAAACGGTATACTGTTTTATGCAAGTAGCATCTTCAAAGCTGCAG GGCTCAAGAACAGTGACCTGGACACATTTGCACTCGGAGCTATTCAG GTTCTTGCCACTGGTGTTACAACAACGTTCTTGGACAGAGCTGGCCGACGAATCCTCCTTATT ATTTCTGCTGCTGGGATGACTCTAAGCCTTCTTGCAGTTGCTGTTGTATTTTTCATCAAG GATAATGTTTCACATGACTCTGACTTGTACAACATCTTAAGTATGGTGTCCTTGGTTGGCCTAGTG GCTTATATCATTGCGTTCTCATTCGGTATGGGTGCCATTCCATGGATCATAATGTCTGAG ATCCTCCCGGTTAGCATCAAGAGTCTTGCAGGAAGCTTCGCAACACTGGCCAACTGGTTGACATCCTTTGGAATAACAATGACAGCAAATTTGCTGCTCAGCTGGAGTGCTGGAG GTACGTTTGCTGCCTACATGATAGTGAGTGCTTTCACTCTTGTGTTCGTCATCCTTTGGGTGCCAGAGACAAAGGGAAGAACCCTTGAGGAGATACAATGGTCGTTCCGCTGA